The DNA segment AAAAGACTGATCAAAAATACGGAAGTTATTATTAAAAAACGTTTAAACATTTTGTAACCCTTATTCATAAAGATTTAGGCAAAGTTTTTAGGCGTGGAAAAAATAATAAAAAATAAAAAAACAACGTAAATAAAAGAAATTGCGTTATTTCGCCCCGGCTTTTGTTAATATTTCTATAATTTGGGGGTTATTATTAGTTTTGGCAATATCTAAAGCTGTTTCGCCAGATTTATTCTTCTCGTTAACATCAGCCCCAGCTTTAATCAGCTCTATTGCAACTAAATGGTTATCATAAAAAAAAACGGCAAACATCAAAGCTGTCGTTCCAGCTTTATCTTTCGCATTAACATCTGCTCCAGCTTTAATTAGTTCTGCTGTAACATCAGGGTTTTTCTGATAAAGAGCTGCCCACATTAAAGCGGTACAGCCTTGAACATTTTTAGCGTTTATATTAGCCCCAGCTTTTATTAGCTCTTTTATTACTTCTGGGTTTGAGTTATCAACTGCATGACTCAAAACTGTATTATCATTAATATCTTTAGCG comes from the Desulfovibrio litoralis DSM 11393 genome and includes:
- a CDS encoding ankyrin repeat domain-containing protein; protein product: TFNIFLGRMMFKLFSIVISVLLVSLLLSVSAFAMSDEDFIQLCKKGTLEEVKKAIANGSNVNAKDIDDRTALMRAVYSNPSPDVIAELIKAGADVNAKDINDNTVLSHAVDNSNPEVIKELIKAGANINAKNVQGCTALMWAALYQKNPDVTAELIKAGADVNAKDKAGTTALMFAVFFYDNHLVAIELIKAGADVNEKNKSGETALDIAKTNNNPQIIEILTKAGAK